A single window of Armatimonadota bacterium DNA harbors:
- a CDS encoding polysaccharide biosynthesis/export family protein translates to MRLIALAFVISLLLSYAAVMPADAQTVSAQYRIQTEDVLRLSVWGEPNLTGEHMVDPEGNINIALIGQMHVEGLTPAELIEQIRRGLDMYLVEPRIQLTISQFRKPKVHVLGEVNRPGQFEFKYGDRVMEAVAQGGSFRETANLRGAILTRRDMNESVPLDLHRLFIQGDMSVNMELMDGDTIFIPEDTQNRVFVLGEVLQPGQVKLKENMTAMDAISIARGPTDRGVLKGTVVIRGGADGSRPAERIKLDLGNFMSKADLTQNIKLEPGDVVYVPETAKPDWSKISQVVSAVFNTSYLLRILGL, encoded by the coding sequence ATGAGACTCATAGCACTCGCCTTTGTCATATCCCTGCTGCTGTCGTACGCTGCGGTGATGCCCGCCGACGCGCAGACGGTCTCGGCGCAGTACCGCATCCAGACCGAGGACGTACTGCGTCTGAGCGTCTGGGGAGAGCCGAACCTCACAGGCGAGCACATGGTGGATCCCGAGGGGAACATCAACATCGCCCTGATCGGCCAGATGCACGTCGAGGGGCTTACTCCCGCCGAACTCATCGAGCAGATTCGCAGAGGGCTCGACATGTACCTTGTTGAGCCCAGGATACAACTTACCATATCGCAGTTCCGAAAGCCCAAGGTGCATGTCCTGGGTGAGGTCAACAGGCCGGGCCAGTTCGAGTTCAAGTACGGCGACCGGGTGATGGAAGCCGTCGCCCAGGGAGGGAGCTTCCGCGAAACCGCCAATCTTCGCGGAGCCATTCTCACTCGCAGGGACATGAACGAGTCCGTTCCACTGGATCTGCACAGGCTGTTTATCCAGGGCGATATGTCCGTCAATATGGAACTGATGGACGGCGACACGATCTTCATCCCCGAGGACACCCAGAACAGGGTATTCGTCCTAGGCGAGGTGCTTCAACCCGGCCAGGTCAAACTCAAAGAGAACATGACCGCAATGGATGCGATATCTATCGCGCGAGGACCGACCGACAGAGGCGTGCTCAAGGGCACCGTTGTGATCCGGGGAGGCGCCGACGGGTCCAGACCGGCGGAACGCATCAAGCTCGACCTCGGCAATTTCATGTCGAAGGCTGACCTGACGCAGAATATCAAGCTCGAACCCGGCGACGTGGTCTACGTTCCGGAGACCGCGAAGCCGGACTGGTCAAAGATATCCCAGGTCGTTTCGGCCGTGTTCAATACCAGCTATCTGCTTAGAATCCTGGGCCTGTAG
- a CDS encoding sugar transferase, giving the protein MSAASDEQTHRSGLEGEGRLESEAAPPVPHMSAWQTAVKRLADFLFSLTAVIVLAPLGLIVAAAVKLDSKGPVFFKQLRVGRNGGLFTIYKFRSMHENADQMKQQLEELNEAEGPVFKIKRDPRITRVGAFIRRTSLDELPQFLNVLKGDMSLVGPRPALPKEVDKYTDYQRGRLAVVPGLTCLWQIQGRSSLSFERWVELDLEYISRQSLWLDLVIILKTIPAVLKGTGAY; this is encoded by the coding sequence ATGAGTGCGGCATCGGATGAACAGACCCATCGTTCCGGCCTGGAAGGCGAGGGTCGCCTCGAATCTGAGGCGGCCCCGCCTGTTCCTCACATGAGTGCGTGGCAGACTGCGGTCAAGCGGCTGGCGGACTTTCTGTTCTCTCTCACTGCCGTCATCGTGCTTGCGCCGCTCGGATTGATCGTCGCCGCGGCGGTAAAGCTTGACTCGAAGGGGCCGGTCTTCTTCAAGCAGCTTCGCGTAGGCAGGAACGGCGGCCTGTTCACCATCTACAAGTTCCGCTCGATGCATGAGAACGCGGATCAGATGAAACAGCAACTAGAGGAACTGAACGAGGCCGAGGGTCCCGTTTTCAAGATCAAGCGGGATCCCAGGATCACCAGGGTCGGCGCCTTCATCCGCCGGACCAGTCTCGACGAGCTTCCGCAGTTTCTCAACGTCCTGAAAGGCGACATGAGCCTCGTGGGGCCCCGCCCGGCGCTCCCGAAGGAAGTGGACAAATACACCGACTACCAGCGCGGCCGGCTCGCCGTCGTGCCGGGGCTGACGTGTCTCTGGCAGATCCAGGGACGAAGCAGCCTCTCCTTCGAGCGCTGGGTGGAACTCGATCTGGAGTACATTAGCCGCCAGTCGCTCTGGCTTGATCTCGTGATCATCCTCAAGACGATACCGGCGGTGCTGAAGGGGACCGGCGCCTACTAG
- a CDS encoding EpsI family protein yields the protein MSRFQAHAILLIVLCSLALGFTWSVAPSDRNRVTTDFARIPLEFGHWVIYDDTGFDEETKRLLPSSSLMYRWYEHDEADVKVGLAIVYGVDLGNFHQPEICLEGQGWRGQTRRMVKIRDEESGKTFDAMSMVMEHSAQGRVAWLYWFMSEGATSTSLGNYKTRVMVNRLMLKQVRPSAMIRISAPVTSTDEESESHLVDFAQSVLPYLKKEFYAGAASE from the coding sequence ATGTCGAGATTTCAAGCCCATGCTATTCTCCTGATAGTCCTGTGTTCGCTGGCTCTCGGTTTCACTTGGTCGGTCGCGCCGAGCGATAGGAACCGCGTTACCACCGATTTCGCTCGAATCCCGCTGGAGTTCGGCCACTGGGTGATCTACGACGATACCGGCTTCGACGAGGAGACCAAGCGTCTCCTGCCGTCCAGCAGCCTTATGTACCGGTGGTACGAGCACGACGAGGCCGATGTGAAGGTCGGGCTGGCCATCGTCTACGGGGTGGACCTCGGGAACTTCCACCAGCCTGAGATATGCCTCGAAGGCCAGGGTTGGCGCGGGCAGACGAGGCGCATGGTCAAGATTCGCGACGAGGAGTCCGGCAAGACCTTCGACGCCATGAGCATGGTCATGGAGCACTCCGCGCAGGGTCGAGTGGCATGGCTCTACTGGTTCATGTCCGAGGGCGCCACCTCTACCTCGCTCGGCAACTACAAGACGCGGGTGATGGTAAACCGGCTGATGCTGAAGCAGGTTCGGCCGTCCGCCATGATCCGGATCTCCGCGCCCGTGACGAGCACCGACGAGGAGTCCGAGTCGCATCTCGTTGATTTCGCCCAGTCGGTCCTGCCGTATCTGAAGAAGGAGTTCTACGCCGGCGCCGCGAGCGAGTAG
- a CDS encoding polysaccharide biosynthesis tyrosine autokinase, translating into MELWQYYRILRKRKWMIIIGSLICVGIVFGVTYLGPQQFEAWTTVMERLPGEDKVNIYTAPFMMQVDPKLRLSNLGQLVKSQTVMQRSYETLLRLGVISDPVKIMGTVEVTPVLDTMLLRIKVKSDTQAEAMTTADVITVEFVKFYNEMNYGGATRTKEFIQRELPKVEKRLTEAREAIRKYKEESGAVMLPRQTDILIQRLSQLEIQLSQVQVQAEQARGRMVSLERKLADEKQFPSIRDAQSTVASNPIWNSLEVELSKQEIELQKMLRDRKPEHPDVRALMQAIAETKRRLAEAGKMALSATVTSTNPVYDNLLTNYVSAAADFSAADAARAAAQAEISVVEPLLNELPVEEARLAQLTLDEDAAKSTYTLLRQKLDEAAIREQEAENVSSIQVVDQAQSGPADPRKRMKLILALLLSPVLCSGIAFLLNYLDNTIKTPAEAEALLELPVFAVVPTAKSHSLSDEKHLPAVIGASYQMLSTNLWISHSETMEGNGLLVASAEPDTGRSTTAANVAISLARDGARVILVDSDLRQPTQHTFFGVSNEKGLSNVLAGQLPLRDALQPTSVTDLLIVPSGPVPGNPVRLFRSREMAKFVSEINELADFVIFDSPSAAAFADATLLAVLVKNVLIVHAAGTVPRGAEVELRGRLEQVGANMLGAVLNMARPEDSHGYYHFKMGYEDVMSERRRLEAAGVRAAAKSEAADRDADTTDDTEA; encoded by the coding sequence TTGGAACTCTGGCAATACTATCGAATCCTACGGAAGCGCAAGTGGATGATCATCATCGGCAGCCTCATTTGCGTCGGGATCGTCTTCGGCGTAACCTACCTGGGTCCCCAGCAGTTCGAGGCCTGGACGACAGTCATGGAGCGGCTTCCGGGCGAGGACAAGGTCAACATATACACTGCTCCGTTCATGATGCAGGTTGATCCCAAACTGCGTCTGTCCAACCTCGGCCAGCTTGTGAAGAGCCAGACGGTCATGCAGCGGTCCTACGAGACCCTGCTGCGCCTCGGGGTGATCAGCGACCCGGTGAAGATCATGGGCACAGTCGAGGTCACGCCGGTTCTGGATACGATGCTTCTCCGAATAAAGGTGAAGTCCGACACCCAGGCCGAAGCCATGACGACCGCGGACGTCATAACTGTCGAGTTCGTCAAGTTCTACAACGAGATGAACTACGGCGGCGCGACACGCACCAAGGAGTTCATTCAGCGCGAACTGCCCAAGGTCGAGAAGCGGCTCACCGAAGCCCGCGAGGCGATTCGCAAGTATAAGGAGGAATCCGGGGCCGTCATGCTGCCGCGCCAGACCGACATCCTCATCCAGAGGCTGTCTCAACTCGAGATTCAGCTCTCGCAGGTGCAGGTACAGGCGGAGCAGGCCCGCGGCCGAATGGTCAGCCTGGAGCGCAAGCTCGCAGACGAAAAGCAGTTCCCGAGCATACGCGATGCGCAGTCCACGGTCGCCAGCAACCCGATATGGAACTCTCTCGAAGTTGAGCTCTCCAAGCAGGAGATAGAGCTGCAGAAGATGCTGCGCGACCGCAAGCCGGAACATCCCGACGTGCGGGCTCTTATGCAGGCCATAGCTGAAACCAAGCGAAGGCTTGCGGAGGCTGGCAAGATGGCCCTCAGCGCTACGGTAACTTCGACCAACCCGGTGTACGACAATCTGCTCACGAACTACGTGTCCGCTGCCGCCGATTTCTCCGCAGCCGATGCCGCTCGTGCCGCCGCGCAGGCAGAGATTAGCGTTGTCGAGCCGCTTCTCAATGAACTGCCTGTAGAGGAAGCGCGACTGGCTCAGCTGACTCTTGACGAAGATGCTGCTAAGAGCACCTATACCCTGCTGCGCCAGAAACTCGACGAGGCTGCAATCAGGGAGCAGGAGGCCGAGAACGTCAGCTCGATACAGGTCGTGGACCAGGCCCAGTCAGGCCCTGCAGACCCGCGCAAGAGGATGAAGTTGATCCTCGCTCTGCTGCTCAGCCCGGTGCTCTGTTCCGGCATAGCCTTCCTGCTGAACTATCTTGACAACACGATCAAGACGCCCGCCGAGGCCGAGGCCTTGCTGGAGCTTCCGGTCTTTGCCGTCGTTCCGACCGCGAAGTCGCATTCCCTCTCCGATGAGAAGCATCTCCCAGCCGTGATCGGCGCGTCCTATCAGATGCTCTCCACCAACTTGTGGATCAGTCATTCGGAGACGATGGAGGGCAACGGACTGCTCGTCGCCAGCGCGGAGCCCGACACCGGACGCTCGACCACTGCCGCCAACGTCGCCATATCGCTCGCGAGAGACGGTGCCAGGGTCATCCTGGTGGACAGCGACCTGAGGCAGCCCACCCAGCACACGTTCTTCGGCGTCAGCAACGAAAAGGGCCTCAGCAACGTCCTGGCCGGCCAACTGCCGCTCAGGGATGCGCTCCAGCCGACCTCGGTGACCGATCTTCTGATCGTCCCTTCCGGGCCGGTGCCGGGCAATCCCGTTCGTCTCTTCAGGTCTCGCGAAATGGCGAAGTTCGTGAGCGAGATCAACGAGTTGGCGGATTTCGTCATCTTCGACAGTCCTTCCGCTGCTGCGTTTGCCGATGCGACTCTGCTCGCGGTGCTGGTCAAGAACGTGCTCATAGTCCACGCCGCCGGTACCGTGCCTAGAGGCGCCGAGGTGGAACTCCGGGGAAGGCTGGAGCAGGTCGGCGCGAACATGCTGGGCGCGGTGCTCAACATGGCGCGGCCGGAGGACAGTCACGGGTACTACCACTTCAAGATGGGCTACGAGGACGTCATGTCCGAGCGGAGGCGCCTCGAGGCCGCTGGCGTCCGCGCCGCCGCGAAGTCGGAAGCCGCTGACCGTGACGCCGACACTACTGACGACACCGAAGCCTGA
- a CDS encoding SDR family oxidoreductase, translating to MSVYLVTGGAGFIGSHLVDHLVGQGEEVRVLDDFSTGNLDNIRRNMGVIGLTEGSVADLNTVRKATDGVDYVLHHAAIASVISSIEDPASTHDATLTGTLNVLIAARDAGVRRVILASSSAVYGDLPGLPKTEEMPTECLSPYALSKLAGEEYCRMFANLYSLETVALRYFNVFGPRQDPESQYAAVIPKFLTRMLAGKPPTIFGDGLQSRDFTYVSNNVAANMLACHTPDIAGQVFNIACGESYNLLDLVAGLNEVLGTSIEPVFEPSRAGEVKHSAAGIEKARGTLGFAPSVGFREGLARLAAWFKEQ from the coding sequence ATGAGTGTATACCTCGTTACCGGCGGGGCGGGCTTCATCGGTTCGCACCTGGTGGACCACTTGGTCGGCCAGGGAGAGGAGGTCCGCGTTCTCGACGATTTCTCCACCGGGAACCTCGATAACATACGCCGTAACATGGGCGTGATCGGGCTGACGGAAGGAAGCGTCGCGGACCTGAATACGGTGCGCAAGGCCACGGATGGCGTTGACTACGTTCTGCATCACGCCGCCATAGCCTCTGTCATCAGCTCGATAGAGGATCCCGCCTCAACCCACGATGCAACCCTTACAGGGACCCTGAATGTTCTCATTGCAGCCAGGGATGCGGGTGTTCGGAGAGTTATCCTGGCTTCGTCATCGGCGGTCTACGGTGATCTGCCCGGCCTGCCGAAGACCGAGGAAATGCCGACCGAGTGCCTCTCGCCGTACGCGCTAAGTAAACTCGCCGGCGAGGAATACTGCCGCATGTTCGCGAATCTGTATAGCCTGGAGACGGTTGCGCTCCGGTACTTTAATGTCTTCGGACCTAGGCAGGACCCGGAATCGCAGTATGCCGCCGTCATACCGAAGTTCCTCACGCGGATGCTGGCCGGCAAGCCGCCGACGATATTCGGCGACGGTCTGCAGTCACGGGATTTCACGTACGTCTCGAACAACGTTGCGGCGAACATGCTGGCCTGCCATACACCGGATATCGCCGGCCAGGTGTTCAACATCGCGTGCGGGGAGAGCTACAATCTGCTCGATCTGGTCGCCGGGCTGAACGAGGTGCTCGGCACGAGCATCGAACCGGTTTTCGAGCCGTCTCGCGCGGGGGAAGTGAAGCATTCCGCCGCGGGGATCGAGAAGGCTCGCGGTACGCTCGGATTCGCGCCGTCCGTGGGGTTTCGAGAAGGACTTGCGCGTCTCGCGGCCTGGTTCAAGGAGCAGTAG
- a CDS encoding polysaccharide biosynthesis C-terminal domain-containing protein, which translates to MLDQLKKLVGHSAVYGFGVMSLKISPLILTPLFLHRFSRSQYGTMEVLNTFSANLQVVMMLGIGSVLIKVYMNDCRDQREKRELMSSVLGFAVALGIALVIVSYFARGFLASLLISSSTQGILVLLTAVSCAFIFVDRLAVLAIRAKQWPGWYLVINFAHVIAVVGLNLYLVGYLRWGVYGTQLAAVLVAAFTVAMGLILIRSDLGLQFSWPRLRYVLTLSLPLIPVSLAPWVLNSSDRYFLTAMHGLDATGIYGVGYKFGQMTTTMIVQAFQLAWSPLFFANANTPTGPQFCASVLKYYLTCLIAMALAVSVFAPELLRVMGKQQFWSAAAYVPWIALAYVLYGLHFFTVPLFIQANRGAALSVLMIVIAGLNLALNFVLIKYYATDGAVAATVICFALLAVYSVVYANRAYAVPYPVADILKAAAVSLAIFFVYRTFLAHSWSTLLLKSTSAALFPVALYAAGYFNDKEKSILRRIPGKVAGIIRSSR; encoded by the coding sequence ATGCTCGATCAACTCAAGAAACTTGTCGGACATTCCGCGGTATACGGCTTCGGGGTGATGAGTCTGAAGATTTCTCCGCTGATTCTCACCCCATTGTTCTTGCACAGGTTCTCCCGATCTCAGTATGGCACGATGGAGGTGCTGAACACATTTTCCGCCAATCTGCAGGTCGTAATGATGCTCGGCATCGGTTCGGTGCTCATAAAAGTGTACATGAACGATTGCCGGGATCAGCGGGAAAAGCGGGAACTAATGAGTTCCGTGCTGGGGTTCGCCGTGGCGCTCGGCATAGCGCTGGTGATCGTTTCCTACTTTGCCAGGGGTTTCCTCGCATCACTGCTCATCAGCAGCTCGACTCAGGGCATTCTGGTCCTCCTCACAGCCGTATCCTGCGCTTTCATCTTCGTTGACCGGCTGGCGGTGCTGGCCATCAGGGCAAAGCAGTGGCCCGGATGGTATCTGGTCATCAACTTCGCCCACGTGATCGCCGTAGTCGGTCTGAACCTGTATCTGGTTGGGTATCTCAGGTGGGGGGTATACGGTACTCAGCTTGCGGCTGTTCTGGTCGCGGCGTTTACGGTCGCCATGGGGCTGATTCTGATTCGAAGCGATCTCGGCTTGCAGTTCTCGTGGCCTAGACTGCGCTACGTGCTGACGCTGTCTCTGCCTCTCATCCCGGTATCTCTGGCCCCTTGGGTTTTGAACTCATCCGACAGATACTTTCTGACAGCTATGCACGGTCTCGATGCCACGGGCATATACGGCGTTGGATACAAGTTCGGGCAGATGACAACCACAATGATCGTTCAGGCGTTCCAACTGGCTTGGAGTCCGCTCTTCTTCGCTAACGCAAACACACCCACCGGCCCGCAGTTCTGTGCAAGCGTACTCAAGTACTACCTCACATGTCTGATCGCGATGGCGTTGGCAGTGTCCGTCTTTGCGCCCGAACTGCTGAGAGTCATGGGTAAGCAGCAGTTCTGGAGCGCCGCCGCCTACGTGCCTTGGATCGCGCTGGCCTACGTGCTGTATGGACTGCACTTCTTCACCGTGCCGCTCTTCATCCAGGCCAACAGGGGGGCTGCCCTCAGCGTGCTTATGATCGTCATAGCTGGGCTGAATCTCGCGCTCAACTTTGTGCTGATCAAGTACTATGCAACTGATGGGGCCGTGGCGGCCACCGTGATCTGTTTTGCGCTGCTCGCGGTCTACAGCGTCGTCTACGCGAATCGGGCGTATGCGGTCCCTTATCCTGTAGCGGATATACTGAAGGCCGCGGCGGTATCGCTCGCGATATTCTTCGTGTACCGGACATTCCTGGCCCATTCCTGGTCCACTCTGCTGCTCAAGAGTACGTCGGCAGCTCTGTTTCCCGTGGCACTCTACGCGGCAGGGTACTTCAACGACAAGGAGAAGAGCATCCTGCGTCGGATTCCCGGCAAGGTTGCAGGAATAATACGCTCGTCTCGATAG
- a CDS encoding exosortase/archaeosortase family protein, producing the protein MTNNETTTAPSASRNGNTILELRKLDLVFAAILLIVFGWLYMPVFKWWYGVWMAKESNYSHGILIPLIFAFVVWLKRRAIAAVPIRPCAWGYAIVIPALFLVMFSAMANSASIRGMLFPILLGGFVLVLLGKAMLKELAFPILYLYFMAVLPGNLLGPASFRIQMWSTTGAATILNLIGIDAVQAGQVLTLPNGVEARVAEACSGFRLLISLFAFSVLFAYLKEGPWWGLILLVAITLPLSVFANAIRITMVCLVGQWRGAEAMHAFHDWSGYIVLLLVLMCLPFLARLFRCRDFKPMLFS; encoded by the coding sequence ATGACCAACAACGAGACAACGACCGCACCGAGCGCTTCGCGGAACGGCAATACGATCCTCGAACTTCGCAAGCTTGACCTGGTGTTTGCCGCAATCCTGCTGATCGTCTTCGGTTGGCTGTACATGCCGGTTTTCAAGTGGTGGTACGGCGTGTGGATGGCAAAGGAGAGCAACTACTCTCACGGCATACTCATCCCGCTGATCTTCGCATTCGTCGTATGGCTCAAAAGGAGGGCCATCGCCGCCGTGCCGATACGACCGTGCGCGTGGGGCTACGCGATTGTGATACCGGCGCTCTTCCTCGTCATGTTCTCCGCGATGGCGAACTCCGCGAGCATAAGGGGAATGCTCTTCCCGATACTCCTCGGCGGCTTTGTGCTCGTACTCCTCGGCAAGGCGATGCTGAAGGAACTCGCGTTTCCTATACTCTACCTCTATTTCATGGCCGTTCTGCCCGGGAACCTCCTGGGGCCGGCCTCCTTCCGGATTCAGATGTGGTCCACGACTGGAGCGGCGACGATCCTGAATCTGATCGGCATCGATGCCGTGCAGGCGGGACAGGTGCTCACCCTGCCGAACGGGGTGGAAGCGCGTGTTGCGGAGGCCTGCAGCGGCTTCCGCCTGCTGATATCCCTTTTCGCGTTCTCCGTGCTCTTTGCGTACCTGAAGGAGGGCCCTTGGTGGGGGTTGATCTTGCTCGTGGCGATCACCCTCCCGCTGAGCGTCTTTGCCAATGCCATCCGCATAACCATGGTCTGTCTCGTCGGCCAGTGGAGAGGGGCCGAGGCGATGCACGCCTTCCATGACTGGTCGGGCTACATCGTCCTGCTTCTCGTGCTCATGTGCCTGCCGTTCCTTGCGAGGTTGTTCAGATGTCGAGATTTCAAGCCCATGCTATTCTCCTGA